One segment of Aquimarina sp. BL5 DNA contains the following:
- a CDS encoding inorganic diphosphatase — protein sequence MSAATRESFDVLIEIPKGSRNKYEYDFDIKKIRYDRMIFSSMMYPADYGFIPETLALDGDPLDVLVLVTEPTFPGCVMEVKPIGVFHMADEKGPDEKIICVPVADPIASRLADLKEMNPHLIKEIEHFFQVYKDLEKKKVDVGGWGNIDEAREIIKACVKRFEDMPNKPEGLFSIH from the coding sequence ATGAGCGCAGCAACCCGCGAAAGTTTCGATGTACTAATCGAAATACCAAAAGGAAGTCGTAATAAGTATGAATACGATTTTGATATAAAAAAAATTCGTTACGATCGCATGATTTTTTCTTCTATGATGTATCCTGCAGATTACGGATTCATACCAGAAACTTTAGCATTGGATGGAGACCCATTAGATGTTTTGGTATTAGTAACAGAACCTACTTTTCCTGGATGTGTAATGGAAGTAAAACCAATAGGTGTTTTCCATATGGCAGATGAAAAAGGCCCTGACGAAAAAATTATTTGTGTTCCCGTAGCGGATCCTATAGCTAGTCGATTAGCAGATCTAAAAGAAATGAACCCACACTTAATAAAAGAAATAGAACATTTTTTCCAGGTTTATAAAGATCTCGAGAAAAAGAAAGTTGATGTTGGTGGATGGGGAAATATAGATGAAGCTAGAGAAATCATTAAAGCGTGCGTAAAACGTTTTGAAGATATGCCAAACAAACCCGAAGGTCTATTTAGTATTCACTAA
- a CDS encoding sodium-translocating pyrophosphatase — MESNMIYMPIVLAILGLIYMLVKKSWVMKQDAGDGKMKEISDHIYEGALAFLNAEYKLLAIFVVIVSVLLTIVSFVVPTTHWLIVIAFIFGAVFSAFAGNIGMKIATKTNVRTTQAARTSLPNALKISFGGGTVMGLGVAGLAVLGLTAFFIFFFHFFMGGEWTNTMDMTIVLETLAGFSLGAESIALFARVGGGIYTKAADVGADLVGKVEAGIPEDDPRNPATIADNVGDNVGDVAGMGADLFGSYVATVLAAMVLGNYVIKDMGGAISDLFGGIGPILLPMAIAGAGIIISVIGTMLVKIKSNDAKEAQVMGALNVGNWTSIILVAAACFGLCKWMLPETMKMEFFGEGLIEISAMRVFYATLVGLVVGAVISSVTEYYTGLGKSPILKIVQQSSTGAGTNIIAGLATGMISTFPSVLLFAGAIWASYAFAGFYGVALAASAMMATTAMQLAIDAFGPISDNAGGIAEMSEQEPIVRERTDILDSVGNTTAATGKGFAIASAALTSLALFAAYVTFTGIDGINIFKAPVLAMLFVGGMVPVVFSALAMNAVGKAAMEMVQEVRRQFKDIPGIMEGTGKPEYDKCVAISTQASLREMMLPGLLTIGFPLVIAFVPLLFGMDTLAIAEMLGGYMAGVTVSGVLWAIFQNNAGGAWDNAKKSFEAGVEINGEMTYKGSDAHKAAVTGDTVGDPFKDTSGPSMNILIKLTCLIGLVIAPILGGHTSETAVATNEIEVIETKSSSNPVEKQIEVKMNMHGDIANAEVTITKTQDGKTAVETKKLKGTEEEVKIKIEEIRASIK; from the coding sequence ATGGAATCAAATATGATTTATATGCCAATTGTTTTGGCAATATTAGGGCTTATTTATATGCTGGTTAAAAAATCTTGGGTAATGAAACAAGATGCCGGTGATGGTAAAATGAAAGAAATTTCAGATCATATCTACGAAGGAGCCTTAGCTTTTTTAAATGCAGAGTACAAATTACTTGCGATATTTGTGGTAATAGTTAGTGTATTACTAACCATTGTTTCTTTTGTAGTACCTACTACTCACTGGTTAATTGTAATTGCTTTTATATTCGGAGCCGTTTTCTCTGCTTTTGCAGGTAACATAGGAATGAAAATAGCTACAAAAACTAATGTAAGAACAACGCAAGCCGCGCGTACTAGTTTACCAAATGCACTTAAAATTTCTTTTGGAGGTGGTACTGTAATGGGACTTGGTGTTGCAGGTCTAGCTGTATTAGGCTTAACTGCTTTCTTCATATTCTTCTTTCACTTTTTTATGGGCGGAGAATGGACCAATACAATGGACATGACCATCGTTCTAGAGACTTTAGCCGGATTCTCTCTTGGAGCTGAATCTATTGCGCTATTTGCTCGTGTAGGTGGAGGGATCTATACGAAAGCAGCTGATGTAGGAGCAGATTTAGTAGGTAAAGTAGAAGCAGGTATTCCTGAAGACGACCCACGTAACCCTGCTACAATTGCAGATAATGTTGGAGATAATGTTGGAGATGTTGCAGGTATGGGTGCTGATTTATTTGGCTCTTATGTAGCTACTGTATTAGCGGCAATGGTACTTGGAAACTATGTAATCAAGGATATGGGAGGTGCAATCTCTGATCTTTTTGGAGGCATTGGCCCAATTTTATTACCAATGGCAATTGCCGGTGCAGGAATTATCATCTCTGTTATTGGTACCATGTTGGTGAAAATTAAAAGCAATGATGCTAAAGAAGCTCAAGTAATGGGAGCACTTAATGTTGGTAACTGGACATCAATTATATTGGTAGCAGCAGCTTGTTTCGGTTTGTGCAAGTGGATGCTTCCTGAAACAATGAAAATGGAGTTCTTCGGAGAAGGACTTATAGAAATTTCCGCAATGCGCGTATTTTATGCAACACTTGTTGGACTAGTAGTTGGTGCTGTGATTTCATCGGTAACGGAATACTATACAGGATTAGGTAAATCTCCAATCCTAAAAATTGTACAGCAATCAAGCACAGGTGCAGGAACCAATATTATAGCAGGTTTGGCGACGGGTATGATTTCTACATTCCCTTCTGTATTATTATTTGCAGGAGCCATTTGGGCATCTTATGCATTTGCAGGATTTTATGGCGTAGCATTAGCCGCTTCTGCAATGATGGCTACAACCGCTATGCAATTAGCAATTGATGCATTCGGACCTATATCCGATAACGCCGGAGGAATTGCAGAAATGAGCGAACAAGAACCAATCGTAAGAGAACGCACTGATATATTAGATTCAGTTGGAAACACAACAGCTGCAACTGGCAAAGGTTTTGCTATTGCTTCTGCTGCATTAACATCTTTAGCCTTATTTGCTGCTTATGTAACCTTTACAGGCATAGATGGAATCAATATTTTTAAAGCTCCAGTATTAGCAATGTTATTTGTTGGAGGTATGGTACCGGTAGTATTTTCTGCCTTAGCAATGAATGCCGTTGGAAAAGCAGCTATGGAAATGGTGCAGGAAGTACGTCGTCAGTTTAAAGACATTCCAGGAATTATGGAAGGTACAGGAAAACCTGAATATGATAAGTGCGTTGCAATTTCGACACAAGCTTCCTTAAGGGAAATGATGTTACCTGGACTACTAACTATTGGATTTCCTTTAGTAATAGCATTTGTTCCATTATTATTCGGAATGGATACCTTGGCAATTGCCGAAATGTTAGGAGGATATATGGCAGGAGTTACCGTATCTGGTGTTTTATGGGCAATATTTCAAAACAATGCAGGTGGTGCTTGGGATAACGCAAAAAAATCATTTGAAGCTGGTGTAGAAATTAACGGAGAGATGACTTACAAAGGCTCTGATGCTCATAAAGCTGCCGTGACTGGTGATACCGTTGGAGATCCTTTCAAAGATACTTCAGGACCATCTATGAACATATTAATCAAACTAACCTGTCTTATCGGACTTGTAATTGCACCTATACTTGGTGGTCATACTTCTGAAACTGCAGTAGCAACTAACGAAATCGAAGTTATTGAGACGAAATCATCTTCTAACCCAGTTGAAAAACAAATCGAAGTTAAGATGAATATGCACGGAGATATAGCCAATGCTGAAGTTACTATTACAAAAACCCAAGATGGCAAGACTGCTGTAGAAACCAAAAAATTGAAAGGTACAGAAGAAGAAGTAAAAATTAAGATTGAAGAAATTAGAGCTTCTATAAAATAA
- a CDS encoding App1 family protein, translated as MFKKKPLRINSYLGYGTTTRLRATGRALEDENINFDGNTGILKTLYNIFKQFESDEIKKARIELKLSNGQKFSTSTDSEGYYHFDELLSDTFLLADKEEWIPYIVSYKSDNKRIIQNNVFEGRMLTPSKNASYGIISDIDDTILHTGVASLFKWRVITNTFLKNFDRRLPLEGTVQFYQKLKLGKNTTPINPIFYVSNSPWNLYDYLTAFLKKHYFPEGPILLRDFRTPFDKTPKPIVPHKQSEILNLIEIYPNLKFILIGDSGEKDADIYTEIAIKHPNRILAIYLRSVNHKRKEKRITKIINSFTTTPILLVHSSQEAEEHARQHGFIS; from the coding sequence ATGTTCAAAAAAAAACCATTACGAATTAACTCTTATCTAGGGTATGGAACAACAACCAGACTAAGAGCAACTGGTAGAGCTTTAGAAGATGAGAACATTAACTTTGATGGTAATACAGGAATTCTTAAAACACTATATAATATATTTAAACAGTTTGAAAGTGATGAAATAAAAAAAGCCCGTATCGAGCTAAAACTATCAAATGGTCAAAAATTCTCTACGTCTACGGATTCGGAAGGATACTACCATTTTGATGAACTTCTATCTGATACTTTTCTATTAGCAGATAAAGAAGAGTGGATACCCTATATTGTTTCCTACAAAAGCGATAATAAAAGGATCATACAGAACAATGTATTTGAAGGAAGAATGCTAACACCTTCTAAAAATGCTTCATATGGTATCATTAGTGATATTGATGATACTATTTTGCATACTGGAGTTGCTTCATTATTCAAATGGAGAGTGATTACAAATACTTTTTTAAAAAATTTTGACAGAAGATTGCCTTTAGAAGGAACTGTTCAATTCTATCAAAAGTTAAAACTAGGTAAAAACACTACACCAATTAACCCTATATTTTATGTTAGTAATAGTCCCTGGAATTTATATGATTACTTAACGGCCTTCCTAAAAAAACACTATTTTCCTGAAGGTCCTATTTTACTAAGAGATTTTAGAACACCTTTTGATAAAACACCTAAGCCTATAGTACCTCATAAACAATCTGAAATTTTAAATCTCATAGAAATATATCCCAATTTGAAATTTATTCTTATTGGAGATAGTGGAGAAAAAGACGCAGACATCTATACCGAAATAGCAATAAAACACCCTAATAGAATTTTAGCCATTTACCTGAGAAGTGTAAATCATAAAAGAAAAGAAAAAAGAATCACCAAAATCATCAATTCTTTTACCACCACTCCCATCCTTCTTGTTCACTCATCACAAGAAGCTGAAGAACACGCAAGACAACACGGGTTTATTTCTTAA
- a CDS encoding XRE family transcriptional regulator, translating into MDNLTNQTIQRFKSIREENHFTQSDFARILNIKNSTADIERGKTKISGKVVSKLLQEFGVNPLWLFGESEQKRIQLHNGDVAPKIVTVDSENNENIVLVNVKAAAGYPHNVQDVDWYQQLPAFDIPLPEYRNATYRGFQVEGDSMLPVLEPKEWVIGRAVNNLSELRSNALYVVVLQDSVVVKKVRKNEDSSVLTLISLNVDYLPYTIQTHQVVEVWEVNSKLSFNIDANSDAAGIKQLQDAMLTLTSEVRSLKN; encoded by the coding sequence ATGGATAATTTAACTAACCAAACCATTCAACGCTTTAAATCGATCCGTGAGGAAAATCATTTTACACAATCTGATTTTGCTAGAATTCTTAATATTAAAAATTCTACTGCGGATATAGAAAGAGGGAAAACGAAAATTTCAGGGAAAGTCGTTTCTAAATTACTTCAGGAGTTTGGAGTAAATCCTCTTTGGTTGTTTGGCGAAAGTGAGCAAAAGAGAATTCAGTTGCATAATGGTGATGTTGCACCAAAAATAGTGACTGTAGATTCAGAAAATAATGAGAACATAGTTCTTGTTAATGTAAAAGCAGCAGCTGGTTACCCGCATAATGTTCAGGATGTGGATTGGTATCAGCAATTACCTGCTTTTGATATTCCTCTTCCAGAATATAGAAATGCTACTTATAGAGGTTTTCAGGTAGAAGGTGATAGCATGTTACCTGTTTTAGAGCCCAAAGAATGGGTAATAGGTAGAGCTGTAAATAATCTTTCTGAATTACGAAGTAATGCACTCTATGTGGTGGTGTTGCAGGATAGTGTAGTGGTGAAAAAAGTGAGGAAGAATGAGGATTCTTCTGTGTTGACATTGATTTCTCTTAATGTTGATTATTTACCGTACACCATTCAAACACATCAGGTTGTTGAGGTTTGGGAAGTGAATAGTAAGCTTAGTTTCAATATTGATGCTAATTCTGATGCTGCAGGTATTAAGCAGTTGCAAGATGCAATGTTAACGCTTACTTCAGAAGTTAGAAGTTTGAAAAATTAA
- a CDS encoding endonuclease domain-containing protein, which yields MASQIVLHRPESEKTIRYSLNNSIPATEELYKRLIEKGFLFKRNHKIHNYTFDFYSPSLKIAIEIDGYAHEFSEVYSQDTPKKLHIHSLGITVLRFTDYQILVDIEEIFRALKHQIKLSNRSRYVV from the coding sequence ATGGCATCACAAATTGTTTTACACCGACCAGAATCAGAAAAAACTATTCGATATTCGTTAAATAATTCAATTCCTGCGACAGAGGAACTTTACAAACGGTTAATCGAAAAAGGTTTTCTCTTTAAAAGAAACCATAAGATTCATAACTACACTTTTGATTTTTACTCTCCTTCACTAAAAATTGCCATAGAGATTGATGGATACGCGCACGAATTCTCTGAAGTTTATAGTCAAGATACTCCGAAAAAACTACACATCCATTCCTTAGGCATAACAGTATTACGTTTTACTGATTATCAAATTCTAGTAGATATAGAAGAAATTTTTAGAGCTTTAAAACATCAAATTAAGCTATCCAATAGAAGCAGATATGTCGTTTGA
- a CDS encoding putative DNA modification/repair radical SAM protein — protein MSFERTREKLSILADAAKYDVSCASSGGKRENTSKGIGNNTGMGICHSYTEDGRCVSLLKILLTNHCIFDCAYCVTRKSNDIKRAAFKIQEVVDLTINFYRRNYIEGLFLSSGIFKNSDYTMERLVAVAKKLRLEENFNGYIHLKSIPGTSDELMREAGLYADRLSVNIEIPTISGLKLLAPDKKHEDFMKPMQKVKNEILQYKAERKIIKSTPRYAPAGQSTQMIIGATGESDKDIMYSATYYYKKFNMRRVYYSGYVPVTTDHRLPSLQTEVPILRENRLYQTDWLLRFYGFSISELLNDQYKNLALDIDPKLSWALRNLDFFPVDINKADKNILARIPGIGMQSVSKILQARKFRKLDWTHLKAIGIALNRAQYFITCNSKDFYHKDLTPLTLKNIILKNSKSKYTKYFTNQLSLF, from the coding sequence ATGTCGTTTGAGAGAACTCGTGAAAAGCTCTCGATTCTTGCGGATGCCGCCAAGTATGATGTATCCTGTGCAAGTAGTGGAGGAAAAAGAGAAAATACTAGTAAAGGTATAGGTAATAACACGGGCATGGGTATATGCCATAGTTATACCGAAGATGGTCGTTGTGTATCGTTATTAAAAATTTTGCTCACCAATCATTGTATTTTTGACTGCGCGTATTGTGTTACCCGTAAAAGTAATGATATAAAAAGAGCAGCCTTTAAAATACAGGAAGTTGTAGACCTAACCATTAATTTTTATCGTAGAAATTACATAGAAGGATTATTTCTTAGTTCAGGAATTTTTAAAAACTCTGATTATACTATGGAACGATTGGTTGCAGTTGCCAAAAAACTTCGGTTAGAAGAGAATTTTAACGGATATATTCATTTAAAGTCAATTCCAGGAACCAGTGATGAACTGATGAGAGAAGCTGGACTCTACGCTGATCGTCTAAGTGTTAATATAGAAATACCCACTATATCGGGACTTAAACTTTTAGCACCCGATAAAAAACACGAGGATTTTATGAAACCTATGCAAAAGGTAAAAAATGAAATCCTTCAATACAAAGCAGAACGAAAAATTATAAAAAGTACACCTAGATATGCTCCAGCAGGACAAAGCACTCAAATGATTATTGGCGCTACGGGAGAAAGCGATAAAGACATTATGTATTCTGCTACTTATTATTACAAAAAGTTTAATATGCGAAGGGTATATTATTCTGGTTATGTTCCGGTTACGACAGATCATCGTTTACCTTCTTTACAGACCGAAGTACCCATTCTCAGGGAAAATCGATTGTATCAAACAGATTGGTTATTAAGATTTTATGGATTTTCGATTAGCGAATTATTAAATGACCAATATAAAAACTTAGCACTTGATATTGATCCTAAATTAAGTTGGGCATTACGTAATTTGGATTTTTTCCCAGTTGACATTAACAAGGCAGACAAAAACATTTTGGCTAGAATACCTGGAATTGGGATGCAATCGGTTTCAAAAATACTTCAGGCAAGAAAATTTAGAAAATTAGATTGGACACATCTTAAAGCAATTGGTATCGCATTAAATAGAGCACAATACTTCATTACCTGCAACTCCAAAGACTTCTACCACAAAGATCTTACTCCACTAACGCTTAAGAATATCATTCTAAAAAATTCTAAAAGTAAATACACTAAGTATTTTACGAATCAATTGAGTCTTTTCTAG
- a CDS encoding TIGR03915 family putative DNA repair protein, with the protein MNPQTILLYDGSFDGFLTCIFTVYEQKIDAPIIRKESEPNNQLFTISETIITDETKSNRVWKGIKTKIPSSQQKILFKAFLSEIKGVENTLLCYIQNIFDTPNSTIIDYSNKDILKISQVAKMVGREKHRMEAFVRFQRTKDDIFVSTVEPDFNVLPLLIHHFKDRYADQKWLIYDIKRSYGLYYNLDKVDIITLDFFSKLNTNIQKENYADNELDFQKLWQTYFNSVNIKSRKNSKLHMQHLPKRYWKYLTEKNEM; encoded by the coding sequence ATGAATCCACAAACCATTTTATTATATGACGGAAGTTTTGATGGATTTTTAACCTGCATATTTACTGTATATGAGCAAAAAATAGATGCTCCTATTATTAGAAAAGAATCTGAACCAAATAATCAGCTATTTACAATTTCTGAAACAATTATTACTGATGAAACAAAATCTAACCGAGTATGGAAAGGTATAAAAACTAAAATACCATCCTCTCAACAGAAAATTCTTTTTAAAGCTTTTCTAAGTGAGATTAAAGGAGTGGAAAACACGCTTCTATGTTATATTCAGAATATTTTCGACACACCCAATTCTACTATTATTGATTACAGCAATAAAGATATTCTTAAAATAAGTCAAGTAGCTAAAATGGTTGGAAGGGAAAAACATAGAATGGAGGCTTTTGTTCGATTCCAACGAACAAAAGATGATATTTTTGTTTCCACTGTTGAACCTGACTTTAATGTTTTGCCATTGTTGATACATCATTTCAAAGATCGATATGCTGACCAAAAATGGTTAATCTATGATATTAAGAGATCATACGGACTATATTATAATCTTGATAAAGTAGATATTATAACCTTAGACTTTTTTTCAAAACTAAATACAAATATTCAAAAGGAAAATTATGCTGATAACGAGTTAGATTTTCAGAAGCTATGGCAAACTTATTTTAACAGTGTTAATATCAAATCCAGAAAAAACTCAAAACTACATATGCAGCATCTTCCCAAGCGTTATTGGAAATACTTGACAGAAAAAAACGAAATGTAA
- a CDS encoding nitroreductase — protein MNKEFLNQIIRERRAIFPSQYNDKPVSKEFIKILLENANWAPTHRLTEPWRFKVIQGEAKDRLGTFLSDTYTDITPEESFSPFKHKKIKDKCTAASSIIVICMQRDPKERVPEWEEIAATAMAVQNMWLTCTANEVGCYWSSPALIKYMNEFFEFEEGERCLGFLYLGNYNKDKTLNSKRNSIEEKVEWHD, from the coding sequence ATGAATAAAGAGTTTTTGAATCAAATCATAAGAGAACGTCGAGCCATATTTCCTTCTCAGTATAATGATAAACCAGTTTCCAAAGAGTTTATTAAGATTTTATTAGAAAACGCGAATTGGGCACCAACGCATCGATTAACAGAACCATGGCGTTTTAAAGTTATACAAGGAGAAGCAAAGGATCGTTTAGGAACCTTCTTGTCTGATACGTATACAGATATTACTCCAGAGGAAAGTTTTTCACCTTTCAAGCATAAAAAAATTAAGGATAAGTGTACAGCAGCGAGTTCAATTATAGTAATATGTATGCAACGTGATCCTAAAGAGAGGGTACCAGAATGGGAAGAAATTGCTGCTACTGCAATGGCAGTTCAAAATATGTGGCTTACTTGTACAGCAAATGAGGTAGGTTGCTATTGGAGCAGTCCTGCATTGATAAAATATATGAATGAGTTTTTCGAGTTTGAAGAAGGGGAGCGTTGTCTAGGATTTTTGTATTTAGGAAATTATAATAAAGACAAAACGTTAAATTCTAAGCGAAATTCTATTGAGGAAAAGGTAGAATGGCATGATTAA
- a CDS encoding methyltransferase domain-containing protein, translated as MNFNKRAHSSEQLDNLSLSGEVLLQTLSSLKFINKIFGNHKHLANSILEYCQANPEKKTFHIIDLGCGGGDSIHYISKKLNQNNIKTSFLGIDGNPQSIAYATSKYKDHNTIKFKTDNILDEQFSIPKCDIVISSHFVYHFKSNDLPIFLKKAQQKGISHVILSELRRSKVAYILFKYSSYIMPISSLAKKDGLIAIQRAFTRSELDFILNESNTKKYSINKKPWFRTLTKIDL; from the coding sequence TTGAATTTTAATAAACGTGCACATTCAAGTGAACAACTGGATAATCTATCTTTATCCGGTGAGGTATTGTTACAAACACTTTCTAGTCTCAAGTTCATTAATAAAATCTTTGGAAATCACAAACACTTAGCTAATAGTATACTTGAGTATTGCCAGGCAAACCCAGAGAAAAAGACTTTTCATATTATAGATTTGGGTTGTGGCGGAGGCGATAGTATTCATTATATCTCGAAAAAACTTAACCAAAATAATATAAAAACTTCATTTCTTGGAATCGATGGTAATCCGCAAAGCATTGCCTATGCGACTTCTAAATATAAAGATCATAATACTATAAAGTTTAAAACTGATAATATTTTAGATGAACAGTTTTCTATACCAAAATGTGACATTGTTATAAGTAGTCATTTTGTGTATCACTTTAAGAGTAATGACTTACCAATCTTTTTAAAAAAAGCACAACAAAAAGGAATTAGCCATGTTATATTAAGTGAATTAAGAAGAAGTAAAGTAGCTTATATATTATTTAAATATTCGAGTTATATAATGCCGATTTCTAGTCTCGCAAAAAAAGATGGATTAATAGCTATCCAAAGAGCTTTTACGCGTAGTGAATTAGATTTCATTCTGAATGAAAGTAATACAAAAAAATATAGTATTAATAAAAAACCTTGGTTTAGAACCTTAACAAAAATTGACCTTTAA
- a CDS encoding pentapeptide repeat-containing protein, whose translation MTEQERIEQLEQEKKQLQDQLDQIKKRKEKKKSIGFWILKKSSVPLLGVRLKSSINNAITEYKENKSVSVDTVSDVSSNIIWRITRIGLFGLLVTLIPSIILIYQTKLVINQNTLVDNQNELIEAERRSSLVFIMDNLLSDLSEELKYKGSSERNVSPVLEARIASLSRAMKPYKYKEDGELIDKKISPEKGQLLFSLIRSDLADQSYREILDASDFSYTYFKDIFLGRGVNLRYVNLSHSNLSEVNLPAANLERSELVEANMEKINLSDAILKRANLTNANLSNSELLSADLTNAKLYGADLTEADLTEATLWGTKLEDANLTDVVLDNAIVHRQDWITFITDSLDLKGARTIQDKYLVKKQGKQQFILVAR comes from the coding sequence GTGACTGAGCAAGAACGAATTGAACAGCTAGAGCAAGAAAAAAAGCAATTACAAGATCAATTAGATCAAATAAAAAAAAGAAAAGAGAAGAAAAAGAGTATTGGATTTTGGATACTTAAAAAATCCAGTGTGCCTCTTCTCGGGGTGAGACTGAAGAGTAGTATTAATAATGCTATTACAGAATATAAGGAAAATAAATCGGTATCTGTGGATACGGTTTCTGATGTGTCCTCTAATATTATTTGGCGTATTACCAGAATTGGTCTTTTTGGGTTACTGGTAACTCTTATTCCTTCTATTATCTTAATATACCAGACAAAACTTGTTATCAATCAGAATACATTAGTAGATAACCAAAATGAATTAATAGAAGCAGAAAGAAGGTCTTCTTTAGTTTTTATTATGGATAACCTACTTTCTGATCTTAGTGAAGAACTGAAATATAAAGGATCAAGCGAACGTAATGTTAGCCCGGTTTTGGAAGCTAGAATAGCAAGTTTATCTAGAGCAATGAAACCCTATAAGTATAAAGAAGACGGGGAGTTAATTGATAAAAAAATAAGCCCAGAAAAAGGGCAATTATTATTCAGTTTAATAAGAAGTGATTTGGCTGATCAATCCTATAGAGAAATCTTGGATGCTTCGGATTTTAGTTATACCTATTTTAAAGATATTTTTTTAGGTAGAGGAGTTAATCTTAGATATGTTAATTTAAGTCATTCAAATTTATCTGAAGTAAATTTACCTGCCGCTAATTTGGAAAGAAGTGAATTGGTAGAAGCTAATATGGAAAAAATAAACCTTTCTGATGCTATTCTTAAAAGAGCTAACCTTACAAATGCTAATCTTAGTAATTCGGAGTTATTAAGTGCCGATCTAACAAATGCCAAGTTATATGGAGCGGATCTAACGGAAGCAGATTTAACGGAAGCTACCTTATGGGGAACAAAACTGGAGGATGCTAACCTCACAGATGTAGTACTAGATAATGCCATCGTACATCGACAAGATTGGATAACCTTTATAACAGATTCATTAGATCTAAAAGGAGCTAGAACGATTCAAGATAAATACCTGGTTAAAAAACAAGGAAAACAACAGTTTATTCTTGTTGCAAGGTAG
- a CDS encoding DUF427 domain-containing protein, translated as MKRKDDRKVSINWLEKAREHWNNTGKERPPFAIEPKKGQRSVWDFPRPPIIEKIDKQITVNCQGKKIVDSHNSLAVLETASPPTYYIPKSDIEINKLVKILGKTSLCEWKGNAIYWTLKALIDQPIAWSYPNPFSEFSALKDHIAFYPQHLECYIDGKQVEAQASKFYAGWITPDLVGPFKGEMGTEHW; from the coding sequence ATGAAACGAAAAGACGATAGAAAAGTAAGTATAAATTGGCTAGAGAAGGCTCGTGAACACTGGAACAATACAGGTAAAGAAAGACCTCCATTCGCAATAGAACCAAAAAAAGGTCAGCGATCTGTTTGGGATTTTCCCCGTCCACCAATTATCGAAAAAATCGACAAACAAATAACAGTGAATTGTCAAGGCAAAAAGATAGTAGATTCTCACAATTCTTTAGCTGTTTTAGAGACTGCTAGTCCACCAACATATTATATACCAAAATCTGATATTGAAATAAACAAATTGGTAAAAATACTTGGTAAGACCTCCTTGTGTGAATGGAAAGGAAATGCAATTTATTGGACTTTAAAAGCCTTGATCGACCAACCCATTGCTTGGTCCTATCCGAATCCTTTTTCAGAATTTTCAGCATTAAAAGATCATATAGCATTCTATCCTCAGCATCTTGAATGTTATATAGATGGAAAACAGGTCGAAGCACAAGCGAGTAAATTTTATGCAGGATGGATTACTCCAGACTTAGTAGGACCTTTTAAAGGAGAAATGGGAACAGAACATTGGTAA